A section of the Streptomyces sp. CG1 genome encodes:
- a CDS encoding Uma2 family endonuclease, giving the protein MTPSTAERPQMPIEDFEELASVAPEGVRLELVDGRVRTKDPLSVEDFEELARRAPETVRLEYVNGRLEVKAMPDGNHCEIFMWLLRQCMQQRPELNLVPERGVKTEAYRKGRAITDGFLAPRGHFKGHGNWSPADGALMAVEITSHDRDTNQRDRIDKPVGYGAVDIPVYLLIDRDNNTLTVFSDPKDGRYQQSPSYPWGATVELPPPVSITLDTEELKDYAD; this is encoded by the coding sequence ATGACCCCCAGCACCGCTGAACGCCCGCAGATGCCCATCGAGGACTTCGAGGAACTCGCCAGTGTGGCCCCGGAGGGCGTGCGGCTCGAACTCGTCGACGGGCGCGTCCGCACCAAGGATCCGCTCAGCGTCGAGGACTTCGAGGAACTCGCACGCCGGGCGCCGGAGACCGTCCGGCTTGAGTACGTCAACGGAAGGCTAGAGGTCAAGGCAATGCCGGACGGCAACCACTGCGAGATCTTCATGTGGCTGCTCCGTCAGTGCATGCAACAGCGCCCCGAGCTGAACCTCGTGCCCGAACGGGGGGTCAAGACCGAGGCATACCGTAAGGGTCGCGCCATCACGGACGGCTTTCTCGCGCCCAGAGGCCACTTCAAGGGACATGGCAACTGGTCGCCGGCCGACGGCGCCCTCATGGCCGTGGAGATCACCTCTCACGACCGCGACACCAACCAGCGCGACCGCATCGACAAGCCCGTCGGCTATGGAGCAGTCGACATCCCCGTCTACCTCCTCATCGACCGTGACAACAACACCCTCACGGTCTTCAGTGACCCCAAGGACGGCCGCTACCAGCAGTCTCCGTCCTATCCCTGGGGCGCCACCGTCGAACTCCCACCCCCGGTGAGCATCACCCTGGACACCGAGGAACTCAAGGACTACGCCGACTGA